In Scomber japonicus isolate fScoJap1 chromosome 19, fScoJap1.pri, whole genome shotgun sequence, a single genomic region encodes these proteins:
- the rab11fip1b gene encoding trichohyalin, which yields MSLADQQWCPTSVQVTVLQARGLRIKGKSGTNDAYAVMQVAKEKYQTSVVEKSVAPVWKEEAAFDLHQGGGGERSTLHVHVLHRALVGPDKLLGQAVINLLQLSEDKTRNKTEWFKLLDKTGKSDKDRGEVLVDIQFMRNNMTASMFDISAAGKSRSRLGKFKDKVRGKKKESDAASSMVPSFTQVLTDSEDEANGEAEVAAGKDEKKKKLKMKSLFSPKSNLQKNMSQSMSVLPGKNSSLSGSLSSGLNVDSSEGKKKFKFMIHKRSGSSDSKDSSATQQKHGSGEQSNLCINGSHVYCEEPPPRTARIGSNFSLASSGHGSMEDVPENSPPSVDSLRTVRQYSPWTEEEEEEEAEVENKKKDMEEMRIKEEKEMVRRQTLERLAEEKRRKEEEERKQIEEKKLRRVEERAKEEERVKREEDERERLAEEKRRLEEQERRRIEEEKICREEEEKAQEEKRRKEKEEEEERVRRQEEELERKRIEEEKARKEEEERIRMEEERAQEERKRRKEKEEEEERMRRQEEERERLAEEKRRQEEEERKRIEEEKARKEEEERIRMEEERAQEERRRRKEKEEEEERMRTRQEEERERLAEEKRRQEEEERKRIEEEKARKEEEERIRMEEERAQEERRRRKEKEEEEERMRTRQEEERERLAEEKRRQEEEERKRIEEEKARKEEEERIRMEEERAQEERRRKEKEEEEERMRRQEEERERLAEEKRRQEEEERKRIEEEKARKEEEERIRMEEEKHERLAVEKRRLEEQEKRRVEEEKIRREEEERIRMEEERAQEERRRKEKEEEEEIIRRQEELERLAEKRRQEEEERKRIEEEKARREEEEQIRREEEKAQEERVRRQEEEREKLAAEKRRQEEERKRIDEEKARKEEEEMIRRERAQEEKRRQEEEREKKRRQEEEERIRKEERVRKEKEEIERLAEEKRREEQEKRRIKEGEKTKREKEGLTGVLEEQDKRENQRKDGHRAIESQSPAEVTSTNPFEENISNNPFDESPDSPAEPNSNTIQQRYQFPEPSVGSSAISTDEKAVITTQQEKRQAPLPPERNQTKRRSNKEPDASTQHLAQINKLSKEKNVKTASILPQRLLPLGRPSTDTKNNQSLTLKSATKGTTTTTTAKHTKRPAPTRPGSVEEKPLSEPKTSNGCVSEAKQVPVVYGLNPFDDDEDENELTAQDDKTASGNTSSVVWPPAVSQTHNKDDISQTKKSSKVARAPLPPEKTATTSSTLNKLNTDGAHDKTHVTVPDKNATQTCDPEPEAIHSSRVKESPLQESQPVTVLRAGEEASEKKEGPHASSRRLQPVKPLNPLEQQSVSGEKDPKSTGIPCEVEENTKVSSTGVKGPFSQLTQEELISLVLKQEKQLLERDSKISELECYIDNLIVRVIEEKPSILMSLNAMKKTV from the exons ATGTCCTTGGCGGATCAACAGTGGTGTCCCACAAGCGTCCAGGTAACGGTACTCCAAGCCAGAGGCCTCAGGATAAAGGGGAAAAGCGGCACTAACGATGCGTACGCGGTCATGCAAGTGGCCAAGGAAAAGTACCAGACCTCGGTGGTGGAGAAGAGCGTGGCTCCGGTGTGGAAGGAGGAGGCCGCCTTCGACCTGCATCAGGGCGGCGGAGGGGAGCGCAGCACCCTGCACGTCCACGTCCTGCACCGAGCCCTGGTGGGTCCAGACAAGCTGCTGGGACAGGCTGTCATAAACCTGCTTCAGCTCAGTGAGGACAAAACCCGCAACAAGACCGA ATGGTTTAAACTGCTAGACAAGACCGGCAAGTCggacaaagacagaggagaggtaCTTGTGGACATCCAGTTCATGAGAAACAACATGACAGCCAGCATGTTCGACATCTCTGCTGCCGGCAAATCCCGATCTCGCCTGGGCAAGTTCAAAGACAAAGTTCGTGGGAAGAAAAAGGAATCGGATGCTGCATCTTCCATGGTGCCGTCTTTTACCCAGGTTCTGACAGACAGCGAGGACGAAGCAAACGGGGAAGCTGAGGTAGCTGCAGGCAAGGacgagaaaaagaagaagcttaAGATGAagtctttgttttctcccaagtctaacctgcagaagaacaTGTCGCAATCCATGTCTGTTCTGCCTGGAAAGAATTCCTCACTGAGCGGCAGCCTGTCCTCTGGTCTGAATGTGGATTCCTCTGAAG GTAAAAAGAAGTTCAAGTTCATGATACATAAACGCTCGGGCAGCTCAGACAGCAAAGATTCCTCTGCTACTCAACAGAAACATGGTTCAGGGGAGCAAAGCAACTTGTGCATCAATGGCAGTCACGTATATTGTGAAGAGCCACCGCCTCGGACCGCTCGCATCGGCTCAAACTTCAGTCTGGCTAGTTCAGGCCATGGGTCCATGGAAGATGTCCCTGAGAACTCTCCCCCCTCTGTTGATTCACTCAGGACTGTGAGGCAATACTCACCCTGGaccgaggaggaagaggaggaggaagctgaagtagaaaataagaaaaaggatATGGAAGAAATGAggataaaagaagagaaagagatggtTAGGAGACAAACGCTGGAGAGGTTAgctgaggagaagaggagaaaggaggaagaagaaagaaagcagattgaagaaaagaaactaaggagggtggaggagagagctaaagaagaggagagagttaagagagaggaagatgagcgTGAGAGATTagcagaagaaaagagaagactTGAGGAGCAAGAAAGGAGACGGATTGAAGAAGAGAAAATTtgcagggaggaagaggaaaaggctcaggaagagaagagaagaaaagaaaaggaggaggaggaggagagggtgagAAGACAAGAGGAAGAGCTTGAAAGGAAAAGGATTGAGGAAGAGAAAGctagaaaggaggaagaggagaggattaggatggaggaggaaagggctcaggaagagaggaaaaggaggaaagaaaaggaggaggaagaggagagaatgaggagaCAAGAGGAAGAGCGTGAAAGATTagcagaagagaagaggagacaggaggaagaggaaagaaaaaggatcgAGGAAGAGAAAGctagaaaggaggaagaggagaggattaggatggaggaggaaagggctcaggaagagaggagaaggaggaaagaaaaggaggaggaagaggagagaatgaGGACAAGACAAGAGGAAGAGCGTGAAAGATTagcagaagagaagaggagacaggaggaagaggaaagaaaaaggattgAGGAAGAGAAAGctagaaaggaggaagaggagaggattaggatggaggaggaaagggctcaggaagagaggagaaggaggaaagaaaaggaggaggaagaggagagaatgaGGACAAGACAAGAGGAAGAGCGTGAAAGATTagcagaagagaagaggagacaggaggaagaggaaagaaaaaggattgAGGAAGAGAAAGctagaaaggaggaagaggagaggattaggatggaggaggaaagagctcaggaagagagaaggaggaaagaaaaggaggaggaagaggagagaatgaggagaCAAGAGGAAGAGCGTGAAAGATTagcagaagagaagaggagacaggaggaagaggaaagaaaaaggattgAGGAAGAGAAAGctagaaaggaggaagaggagagaattaggatggaagaagaaaagcatGAGAGGTTAGCAGTAGAAAAGAGGAGGCTTGAGGAGCAAGAAAAGAGACGagttgaagaagaaaaaatacgcagggaggaagaagagaggattaggatggaggaagaaagggctcaggaagagaggaggagaaaagaaaaggaggaggaagaagagataATTAGGAGACAAGAAGAGCTTGAAAGATTagcagagaagaggagacaagaggaagaggaaagaaaaaggattgAGGAAGAAAAGgctagaagggaggaagaggaacagattaggagggaggaggaaaaggctcaggaggagagagtgaggagacAAGAGGAAGAGCGGGAAAAATTAGCAGCAGAaaagaggagacaggaagaagaaagaaaaaggattgACGAAGAGAAAGctagaaaggaggaagaggagatgattAGGAGGGAAAGGGctcaggaagaaaaaaggagacaagaggaagagcgtgagaaaaagagaagacaagaggaggaagaaaggattagaaaagaggagagggtgaggaaggaaaaggaagaaattgAGAGATTGGCAGAGGAGAAGAGACGAGAGGAacaagaaaagaggaggattaaggaaggggagaaaactaaaagagagaaagaggggttAACAGGAGTATTAGAAGAACAGGACAAGAGGGAAAAtcaaagaaaagatggacacaGAGCGATAGAGAGTCAAAGTCCTGCAGAAGTTACTTCTACTAATCCATTtgaagaaaacatttcaaataatcCCTTTGATGAGAGTCCCGACTCACCTGCTGAACCCAACAGCAACACTATCCAGCAAAG ATATCAATTTCCTGAGCCATCAGTGGGAAGCTCAGCCATTTCCACTGATGAAAAAGCTGTCATTACGACTCAGCAGGAGAAGCGACAAGCTCCTCTGCCTCCAGAAAGAAATCAAACCAAGAGACGGAGTAATAAGGAGCCAGATGCATCTACACAACACCTGGCACAAATTAACAAGTtgagcaaagaaaaaaatgtcaaaactgcCAGTATTCTCCCTCAGCGCTTGTTGCCTCTGGGTAGGCCTtccacagacacaaagaacAACCAGAGCTTGACGCTTAAGAGTGCCACCAAAGgaactacaacaacaacaacagccaAACACACTAAACGACCTGCACCAACTAGACCTGGCTCTGTGGAAGAGAAGCCATTATCTGAACCAAAAACATCTAATGGATGTGTCTCGGAGGCAAAACAAGTCCCTGTTGTTTATGGTTTAAATCCATTTGACGacgatgaagatgaaaatgagctCACAGCCCAAGATGATAAAACAGCTTCTGGTAACACTAGTTCAGTAGTCTGGCCTCCAGCTGTGTCACAAACTCACAATAAAGACGACATCTCGCAGACAAAAAAATCGTCAAAGGTAGCCCGCGCACCCTTGCCTCCTGAAAAGACAGCCACCACATCGAGCACTTTAAACAAGCTAAACACTGACGGAGCCCATGATAAAACACATGTGACTGTACCCGATAAGAATGCAACACAAACATGTGATCCAGAGCCAGAAGCCATACACTCCAGCAGAGTCAAGGAGAGTCCACTACAAGAGTCCCAGCCTGTGACAGTGCTGCGTGCTGGAGAGGAGGCAAGTGAGAAGAAGGAAGGCCCTCATGCATCATCGCGCAG GCTTCAACCTGTAAAACCCCTGAATCCATTGGAACAGCAGTCTGTCTCAGGGGAAAAGGATCCCAAATCCACAGGAATACCTTGTGAAGTTGAGGAGAACACAAAG GTCAGCAGCACTGGGGTGAAGGGGCCGTTCTCCCAGCTGACTCAGGAGGAGCTCATCTCTCTAGTGCTGAAACaggagaaacagctgctggagaGGGACAGTAAGATATCAGAGTTGGAGTGCTACATTGACAACTTGATTGTGCGCGTCATAGAGGAGAAACCAAGTATCCTCATGTCCCTGAACGCTATGAAGAAAACGGTGTAG
- the gpat4 gene encoding glycerol-3-phosphate acyltransferase 4, whose amino-acid sequence MTWFMLPVDNLLCRCLGIFITVWLTLVFIFIIVPAVVGVSFGIRRLYMMTLLWIFEWATLRMEMGAKEKNQHLYKPNSSGIIAKEPASSLQQEIQELRGSASCLRSEPEFEMADIFYFCRRGVESIMDDEVTKRFSAQELESWNLLTRSNYNFRHISLRVTVLWGLGVLIRYGVLLPLRVTLAVTGVSLLLVLSTLVCFLPNREFRSYLSEKIHLMCYRICVRALTAIITYHNRENKPKNGGICVANHTTPIDVIILANDGYYSMVGQVHGGLMGVVQRAMVKSSAHIWFERSEVKDRHLVAKRLGDHVADKTKQPILIFPEGTCINNTSVMMFKKGSFEIDCTVYPVAIKYDPRFGDAFWNSSKFGMVNYLLRMMSSWAIVCSVWYLPPMNRQEGEDAVRFANRVKAAIAAQGGLVDLIWDGGLKRAKVKDAFKEEQQKLYSKVLVGDQDQQDQENQENQDDQDDQENQENQDDQEDQEDQENQEDQENLEDQENQEVQSDDTILEDENPEQDKSCQESSEGK is encoded by the exons ATGACTTGGTTTATGCTCCCAGTTGACAACCTGCTGTGCAGGTGTCTTGGCATCTTCATCACTGTGTGGCTGACGCTTGTGTTTATCTTCATAATTGTGCCAGCTGTAGTTGGCGTCTCTTTTGGGATCCGCAGACTCTACATGATGACACTTCTCTGGATCTTTGAG TGGGCAACCTTACGAATGGAGATGGgagcaaaggaaaaaaatcaacatctcTATAAACCAAATAGCAGTG GTATCATAGCCAAAGAACCTGCATCATCTTTGCAGCAGGAGATCCAGGAGCTTCGGGGCTCTGCCAGTTGTCTGCGCTCTGAGCCGGAGTTCGAAATGGCTGATATCTTCTATTTCTGCCGAAGGGGCGTGGAGAGCATTATGGATGATGAGGTGACCAAGCGCTTTTCGGCCCAGGAGCTGGAGAGCTGGAACTTGTTGACTCGAAGCAACTACAACTTCCGTCATATAAGTCTGAGAGTCACTGTCCTGTGGGGTTTGGGAGTCCTCATTCGGTATGGCGTCCTGCTGCCCCTGAG GGTTACTCTCGCAGTCACTGGCGTTAGTCTTCTCCTAGTGCTGAGTACTTTGGTGTGCTTTTTACCGAATAGAGA ATTTAGGTCCTACCTGAGTGAGAAGATTCATCTGATGTGTTACCGCATTTGTGTCAGAGCTCTCACAGCAATCATCACCTATCATAACAG AGAGAACAAACCAAAGAATGGTGGTATCTGTGTGGCCAATCATACAACCCCCATTGACGTCATCATCTTGGCAAATGATGGCTACTACTCTATG GTCGGACAGGTGCACGGAGGGTTGATGGGAGTGGTCCAAAGAGCCATGGTCAAATCCTCTGCGCACATCTGGTTTGAAAGATCAGAAGTCAAAGACAGACACCTAGTGGCCAAGAG ACTTGGCGACCATGTTGCTGACAAAACCAAACAGCCTATCCTTATATTCCCTGAGG GAACTTGCATCAACAACACATCAGTGATGATGTTCAAAAAAGGCAGCTTTGAAATTGACTGTACTGTCTATCCAGTTGCCATTAAG TATGATCCTCGCTTTGGGGATGCTTTCTGGAACAGCAGTAAGTTTGGTATGGTCAACTATCTGCTGAGGATGATGAGCAGCTGGGCCATCGTCTGCAGCGTTTGGTATCTGCCACCTATGAACAGACAG GAAGGGGAGGATGCAGTGCGGTTTGCCAACAGAGTGAAAGCAGCCATTGCTGCTCAAGGAGGACTGGTGGATCTCATTTG GGATGGAGGGCTGAAACGAGCAAAGGTGAAAGACGCTTTCAAAGAAGAGCAGCAAAAGCTTTACAGCAAAGTTCTTGTAGGTGACCAGGACCAGCAGGACCAAGAGAACCAAGAGAACCAGGATGACCAAGACGACCAAGAGAACCAAGAGAACCAGGATGACCAGGAGGACCAGGAGGACCAAGAGAACCAAGAGGACCAAGAGAACCTGGAGGACCAAGAGAACCAGGAGGTCCAAAGTGACGACACAATTTTAGAAGATGAAAATCCAGAGCAGGACAAAAGCTGCCAAGAATCAAGTGAAGGGAAATGA
- the brf2 gene encoding transcription factor IIIB 50 kDa subunit, with translation MSSSGLSCPACGSSNIIEDDLYSQSQLVCVDCGSVVSEGVLANDPVGGTNVSYSRSTAVARKPCMNLVKGLQRLKAICRTLRVHNEIMDHSQNLYTRAYQHESFIKVSLQKKEILAGCCTLISCRQLNWPITMGTISCLLDADPMVVGAVYQEMVKILKIEVPVISLTDVMEAHSQEYKISSLHVPKEFAENSKDLTKRALALVELAADSWIVTGRRPVPIMMASIFLAWQSLNPNKHRLKFSLEKFCQLAKVNKNKAAMKRIAEIKEVLCKLGKEIPWVREAVTPDNVVRHVEDILKNRGVLLRRAMRTHEDALLVECQAGCEESQISELVDHSPKTSPVEECEPNPERAEQSGDGNDNPCTVPELLSDTDTKKLDAEQNWGKRVLFAPPCVIHAKKRRVDQPEFQDVNGDEDISDSEIDSYIRTPQEARDFALTQKILYSSENEKS, from the exons ATGTCGTCCTCGGGGCTAAGCTGCCCGGCCTGCGGCTCGTCCAACATCATAGAGGATGATTTGTACTCTCAGTCTCAGTTGGTGTGTGTGGACTGCGGCTCGGTGGTGTCTGAAGGAGTGCTGGCCAATGACCCAGTCGGAGGCACAA ATGTCAGCTATAGCCGATCGACAGCTGTGGCCAGGAAGCCATGTATGAACCTGGTAAAAG GTCTGCAGCGTTTAAAAGCCATATGTCGGACTCTCAGGGTCCACAATGAAATCATGGATCACTCACAGAACCTTTACACCCGGGCCTATCAACATGAAAGTTTCATCAAAGTCAGCCTCCAGAAGAAAGAAATCCTTGCTGGATGCTGCACGCTTATCAGCTGCAGACAGCTCAATTGGCCCATTACCATGGGAACCATCAGCTGCCTGCTGGATGCTGACCCAATGGTGGTGGGTGCGGTCTATCAAGAGATGGTCAAGATCCTTAAAATCGAGGTTCCAGTCATCAGCCTCACTGATGTAATGGAGGCCCACAGCCAGGA gtACAAAATTAGCTCACTTCACGTTCCTAAAGAATTTGCTGAGAATTCTAAGGACTTAACCAAACGTGCCCTGGCCCTGGTGGAGCTAGCAGCAGATTCCTGGATCGTGACCGGCCGTAGGCCTGTCCCCATTATGATGGCATCAATCTTTTTGGCCTGGCAGTCTTTGAACCCCAACAAGCACCGTCTCAAATTCTCTCTGGAGAAATTCTGTCAATTAGCCAAAGTGAATAAGAACAAGGCTGCTATGAAGAGAATAGCCGAGATAAAGGAGGTGCTGTGTAAGCTGGGTAAGGAGATCCCCTGGGTTAGGGAAGCAGTAACACCAGATAATGTTGTTCGGCATGTGGAGGACATACTAAAGAACCGGGGCGTCTTGCTACGGAGGGCTATGAGAACCCATGAAGATGCTTTGCTGGTAGAGTGTCAGGCTGGCTGTGAGGAGTCCCAAATCTCTGAGCTTGTCGATCATTCTCCTAAAACATCCCCTGTGGAAGAATGTGAGCCCAATCCCGAAAGGGCAGAGCAGTCAGGAGATGGAAATGATAATCCATGCACAGTGCCTGAGCTGCTTAGTGACACAGACACCAAAAAACTAGATGCAGAGCAAAACTGGGGGAAGAGGGTGTTGTTTGCTCCCCCATGTGTGATTCATGCTAAGAAAAGGAGAGTGGATCAGCCAGAGTTCCAGGATGTAAATGGTGATGAGGATATCTCCGACAGTGAAATTGACTCATACATTCGCACTCCTCAGGAAGCTCGAGACTTTGCTCTGACACAGAAGATCTTGTACTCGTCTGAGAATGAGAAATCATAA